One Leptospira bouyouniensis DNA window includes the following coding sequences:
- a CDS encoding DNA methyltransferase — MAGAGRLLKDSDKIVFGEFWTAKQRQGHPIHHTVSYRASFKPELPSFFMKEFLKKKNRVVYDPFGGRGTTAIQANIEGHAAIHNDIHPLSIFLASARQYVPKFVDLEKKLNLLDLDKEVEDDPFDVYLLPFFHPRTLKEIKNLKHYMAIDDSVEMKFISLIALSRLHGHSTGFFSVYTFPQVSIPPEAQAKNNLKRGVTPEYRPIKPRILQKMKRDLALPIPPFYHEFSKNNIYSLNSANSVPNVETESVDLIVTSPPFLDKVDYEGDNWLRHWFLDIKKSKDRKLSIFSNINDWNEFIRSTLKESARVLKKGAYMVMEVGEVKKGNSILYLDEDVVRMAEGTGLVWNKTYVHTQSFTKLSNCWQVSNNEKGTNSNRCVVLRKVL, encoded by the coding sequence ATGGCAGGAGCAGGCAGATTACTTAAGGATTCCGATAAAATCGTATTTGGTGAATTTTGGACGGCGAAACAAAGACAAGGCCATCCAATCCATCATACCGTTAGTTATAGAGCATCATTCAAACCAGAGCTTCCTTCTTTTTTTATGAAGGAATTTTTAAAAAAGAAAAATCGAGTCGTTTATGATCCGTTTGGTGGTCGTGGGACAACTGCAATTCAAGCAAATATTGAAGGTCATGCTGCAATTCACAATGACATTCATCCATTATCGATTTTTCTTGCGAGTGCAAGGCAATATGTTCCGAAATTTGTGGATTTAGAAAAGAAGCTAAATTTATTGGATTTGGATAAAGAAGTAGAAGATGATCCTTTTGATGTATATTTACTTCCTTTTTTTCACCCACGAACGTTAAAAGAAATCAAAAATCTTAAACATTATATGGCAATTGATGACTCGGTAGAAATGAAATTTATTTCTCTCATCGCTTTGTCACGGTTACACGGTCATAGCACTGGATTTTTTTCAGTTTATACCTTTCCTCAAGTTTCAATTCCACCTGAAGCCCAGGCTAAGAATAACTTGAAACGAGGTGTCACACCAGAATACCGACCCATCAAACCAAGAATCTTACAAAAGATGAAACGTGATTTGGCATTGCCTATCCCACCTTTTTACCACGAGTTTTCTAAGAATAACATTTACTCTCTAAATTCTGCTAATTCTGTTCCCAATGTGGAAACTGAATCAGTCGACCTAATTGTAACGTCTCCACCATTTTTAGATAAAGTGGATTATGAGGGAGACAATTGGTTACGACACTGGTTTTTAGACATCAAAAAATCGAAGGATCGAAAACTAAGTATTTTTAGTAATATCAACGATTGGAATGAATTCATTCGCTCCACATTAAAAGAGTCTGCACGTGTTCTAAAAAAAGGCGCGTATATGGTAATGGAAGTTGGAGAAGTGAAAAAAGGAAATTCGATTCTTTATTTGGATGAAGATGTGGTTCGTATGGCAGAAGGTACAGGACTTGTTTGGAATAAAACCTATGTCCATACCCAAAGTTTTACAAAACTTTCAAATTGTTGGCAAGTTTCCAATAATGAAAAAGGAACAAATTCGAATCGATGTGTAGTTCTTAGAAAGGTTTTGTAA
- the mpl17 gene encoding cell surface protein MPL17: MKPYLILFLLSSVLGLGFTSCNESKEIQAGESITSHPIEVTIKEKGKGKFALELYLPRDFGFQIEAPHRIFLSGSDGLKVTSADLKLNGPTHPKKIEYFEYVKPLTFQVEGKGKLQMEGKLFYCNFVKNICIPAKISKSFSI; this comes from the coding sequence ATGAAGCCGTATTTGATTTTATTTCTGTTGTCTTCTGTTTTGGGTTTAGGATTTACCAGTTGTAACGAATCCAAAGAGATCCAAGCAGGAGAGTCGATTACATCCCATCCTATTGAGGTGACAATCAAAGAAAAGGGAAAGGGAAAGTTTGCATTAGAGTTGTACTTACCAAGAGATTTTGGGTTCCAAATTGAGGCACCTCACCGAATATTTTTATCTGGTTCTGATGGATTGAAAGTGACGAGTGCTGACTTAAAGTTAAATGGTCCGACGCATCCAAAAAAGATAGAATACTTTGAATATGTAAAACCCTTAACCTTCCAAGTAGAAGGGAAAGGGAAATTACAAATGGAAGGAAAGTTGTTTTACTGTAATTTTGTGAAGAATATTTGTATTCCAGCTAAAATCAGTAAGTCGTTTTCGATTTAG
- a CDS encoding PilZ domain-containing protein encodes MDKEIKDPEGILKVITALFGKLPAYIVNSEKEFPVKIIALKNKALIINTSLKFPTRDRILTVVHNGSKFLAHFNLAGGDGNGIEILTPVKIQITAASRQGARVEVSQIQTGMIVNNIINVNDVSKAIGFDDKKVDTILLAYRTKLAKAFPLSSIFFAGRMDNRLRLMHHYDKDIFIVDRKEKSTASPEFFPFDEYLRIFENSKIPDNFISEICVPIKYKGYVHLGYVQVLSEKPLDFEVYKQIQTFAGAVSRDIINTGVFQESRDVCQVMDLSMGGISFIHAPSRSFSRSVTLNGTILFDLNLEAGKKVTIRGIIKNIRNQETNFRVGCQFYNLTEKDTQTLEDFLNVGKEEESKTEVPTSENESTSESETNDGHEGIESTPNDFDEGLSEAAMDENSIEDPFANQLNDEFTDTTEEPK; translated from the coding sequence ATGGATAAAGAAATCAAAGACCCTGAAGGTATTTTGAAGGTAATTACCGCTTTGTTTGGAAAATTACCTGCATACATCGTAAACTCAGAAAAAGAATTTCCTGTCAAAATCATCGCTCTTAAAAACAAAGCTCTTATCATTAATACAAGTTTAAAGTTTCCAACAAGAGATCGAATCCTTACCGTTGTCCATAATGGAAGCAAATTTTTAGCACACTTTAACTTGGCTGGTGGAGATGGAAACGGAATCGAAATTTTAACACCTGTCAAAATTCAAATCACAGCGGCTTCGAGACAAGGTGCAAGGGTAGAAGTTAGCCAAATCCAAACAGGAATGATTGTTAACAACATCATCAACGTGAATGATGTTTCAAAAGCAATTGGTTTTGATGATAAAAAAGTAGATACGATTTTACTTGCGTATCGTACAAAACTCGCTAAAGCCTTTCCTTTATCTTCTATCTTTTTTGCTGGACGAATGGATAACCGACTTCGTTTGATGCACCATTACGACAAAGATATATTTATTGTAGACAGAAAAGAAAAATCAACCGCATCACCTGAGTTTTTTCCCTTTGATGAGTACCTTCGTATTTTCGAAAATTCTAAAATACCGGACAACTTTATATCAGAGATTTGTGTTCCCATTAAATACAAAGGGTATGTTCATTTGGGATACGTTCAGGTGTTATCTGAAAAACCACTTGATTTCGAAGTTTATAAACAAATTCAAACCTTTGCGGGTGCCGTGAGTCGAGACATCATCAATACAGGTGTGTTCCAAGAATCAAGAGATGTTTGCCAAGTGATGGATTTAAGTATGGGTGGTATCAGTTTTATCCATGCTCCCTCAAGGTCTTTTTCTCGCTCTGTGACACTTAATGGCACTATCCTTTTTGACTTAAATCTTGAAGCAGGAAAAAAAGTCACCATTCGAGGTATTATCAAAAATATTCGAAACCAAGAAACAAACTTTCGTGTGGGGTGTCAGTTCTATAACCTAACTGAAAAAGACACTCAAACATTAGAAGATTTTTTGAATGTTGGAAAAGAAGAAGAGTCAAAAACGGAAGTACCGACATCGGAAAATGAATCCACATCAGAAAGTGAAACAAACGATGGACACGAAGGAATTGAATCCACACCAAATGATTTTGATGAAGGGTTATCTGAAGCAGCAATGGATGAAAATAGTATAGAAGATCCATTCGCCAATCAATTGAATGATGAGTTTACAGATACCACAGAAGAACCTAAATAA
- a CDS encoding RluA family pseudouridine synthase — translation MTSYQSVIRPPYVGKTVIDYLSQKFPYHSFEEWNFLITEGRITVSGKLVASDVKLHNGEIVEYNPIPGRIKEPEVDGNYTILLETDELLFVDKPGNLPMHPAGRYRTKTLLSFLETKYPKIIPVHRLDRETSGIVVFAKSEESRKWLQKKFETREVYKEYFAIVSGDFREERTLNGYIGKDIHSAIRKKMVYSADEFFESKTCHTQFYPILFNHDKNISLVLVRPITGRIHQIRASLLYLGFPILGDKMYGSRESIFLDFVNMGMTDSLKEELGFDRQLLHAYSIRFVDERVNQMVHVHSNTFKEMELYFPNWKNYVP, via the coding sequence ATGACAAGTTATCAATCGGTCATTCGTCCCCCTTATGTGGGTAAAACGGTGATTGATTATCTTTCGCAAAAATTTCCCTACCATAGTTTTGAAGAATGGAACTTTCTGATAACAGAAGGACGAATCACGGTTTCTGGGAAACTTGTCGCTTCTGATGTAAAATTACATAATGGAGAAATAGTCGAATACAATCCAATTCCTGGAAGAATTAAAGAACCAGAGGTTGACGGGAATTATACGATTTTATTAGAAACAGATGAGTTGTTATTTGTGGATAAACCAGGGAATCTTCCAATGCACCCTGCCGGAAGATATAGAACCAAAACTCTCCTTAGTTTTTTGGAAACAAAGTATCCGAAAATCATTCCAGTCCACAGGTTAGACCGAGAAACTTCCGGCATTGTTGTTTTTGCTAAGTCTGAAGAAAGTCGAAAATGGCTTCAGAAAAAATTTGAGACTAGGGAAGTATACAAAGAATATTTTGCAATTGTATCGGGGGATTTTAGAGAAGAACGAACGTTAAATGGTTATATCGGAAAAGATATACATTCTGCGATTCGGAAAAAAATGGTTTATTCCGCCGATGAGTTTTTTGAATCCAAAACTTGTCATACACAGTTTTACCCAATCCTATTTAATCATGACAAAAATATAAGTTTAGTGCTTGTGAGGCCAATTACAGGTAGAATTCACCAAATCCGTGCTAGTTTATTGTATTTAGGGTTTCCGATTCTTGGAGATAAAATGTATGGTTCACGGGAATCTATCTTTTTGGATTTCGTCAATATGGGTATGACTGATTCTTTGAAGGAAGAACTAGGTTTTGATAGGCAATTATTACATGCATATAGCATTCGTTTTGTGGACGAAAGGGTGAATCAAATGGTACACGTTCATTCTAATACGTTTAAAGAAATGGAACTTTACTTCCCCAATTGGAAAAACTATGTCCCATAG